The stretch of DNA CGAACGCGTCGTTCGGCTTCGATCTGCACTTCCACGACACGCGGCTCGACCCCGACACCGCGATCCTCGCGCGCGGCGCGGACGCGGTCTGCCCGTTCGTCAACGACACGGTGGACGCGGCGGTGCTGCAACAGTTGCAGACGCTCGGCGTGCGGCTCGTCGCGCTGCGCTCGGCCGGCTTCAATCACGTCGATCTCGCGGCGGCCGCGCGGCACGCGCTGCCGGTCGTGCGCGTGCCGGCGTATTCCCCGCACGCGATCGCCGAGCACGCGGCCGGCATGATCCTCGCGCTGAACCGGCGGCTGCCGCGTGCGGTGGCGCGCACGCGCGAAGGCGACTTCTCGCTGCAAGGGCTGCTCGGCTTCGACCTGTTCGGGCGCACGGTCGGCGTGGTCGGCACCGGGATGATCGGCAGGACCTTCGCGCGGATCATGGCGGGTTTCGGCATGCGCGTGCTCGCGTTCGATCCGGGCACGCCGGACGCCGGACTGATCGCGCTCGGCGTGCAGTACGTGCCGCTCGACACGCTGCTCGCGGAGTCCGACATCGTGAGCCTGCATTGCCCGCTGGTGCCGGCCACGCACCACCTGATCGACGCGGACGCGCTCGCGCGGATGAAGCGCGGCGCGATGCTGATCAACACCGGGCGCGGCGGGCTCGTCGAGAGCAATGCGCTGATCGGCGCGCTGAAGACCGGCCAGCTAGGGCATCTGGGGCTCGACGTGTACGAGGAGGAAGGCGGCCTCTTCTTCGAGGATCACTCGGATCTGCCGCTGCAGGACGACGTGCTCGCGCGGCTGCTGATGTTCCCGAACGTGATCGTCACCGCGCACCAGGCGTTCTTCACGCGCGAGGCGATGAACGAGATCGCGCGCACGACGCTTGGCAACGTCGCCGCGTGGCGCGACGGCGCGACGCGCAACGCGGTTCAGTTGCCGGAATGACGCGGCAGCGCGTCGGGGCCGAGGCCCGCGCCGGCGTCGGCGCCGTATTCGGGCATCAGCGCCACGCCGCACAGTTCGCGCAGCAGCGGCGCCTCGCGCTCGTGCGCCTCGACCGGCAGCCACAACGCGCCCGCATACGCGAGATAACGCGCGCGATGCTGGCCGTTGCGGAACGCAACGACCCCTTCGTGCGCCAGCCCGAACCAGCCCGCAATGCTCGCGACGCGACGCCGGCTGACGGTCACGTACGGCATCTGCGGGATCCGCTCGTTCGACGGATCGAGGAATTCGCGGATGCCGCGCACCTTGCCCGCATGCCATTCGTCAACCGGCTTCAGCACGTAGTCGGTGTCGTCGCGGTCCGCGCATTGCAGCAGCCTGCGCACGTCGACGACCACGACCTCGTGGCGCGCGCCCTCGTCCGCGAACACGCGCGCGAGACGCACGTGGTCGTACCCGGCATGGGCGGGCAACGGCACGATCCACAACGATCCGGACGACGGATCGCCATTCGGCAGGACGCTCGGGACAGACGACGGCATGGACAGAAAGGGGCTCCGGAGAAAGGCGGGATCGAGGATCGACGCCGAAAAGCGGCCTAAGCTACGGTTCATTTGTGAATGCCCCATGACGACGAACGGTTCCATTCATCGCGGGTAGCATGCCGCGTGCCGACCGTGGCCATGGCGCGCGGCGCAGGAGACTAACACATGATGACCGAAAGCTGGGGCTAGCACGAGCGCATCGAGCCGGACGGCCGC from Paraburkholderia caballeronis encodes:
- a CDS encoding 2-hydroxyacid dehydrogenase, translating into MRIDLFSSRQYDVDTFNEANASFGFDLHFHDTRLDPDTAILARGADAVCPFVNDTVDAAVLQQLQTLGVRLVALRSAGFNHVDLAAAARHALPVVRVPAYSPHAIAEHAAGMILALNRRLPRAVARTREGDFSLQGLLGFDLFGRTVGVVGTGMIGRTFARIMAGFGMRVLAFDPGTPDAGLIALGVQYVPLDTLLAESDIVSLHCPLVPATHHLIDADALARMKRGAMLINTGRGGLVESNALIGALKTGQLGHLGLDVYEEEGGLFFEDHSDLPLQDDVLARLLMFPNVIVTAHQAFFTREAMNEIARTTLGNVAAWRDGATRNAVQLPE
- a CDS encoding plasmid fertility inhibition factor family protein; translated protein: MPSSVPSVLPNGDPSSGSLWIVPLPAHAGYDHVRLARVFADEGARHEVVVVDVRRLLQCADRDDTDYVLKPVDEWHAGKVRGIREFLDPSNERIPQMPYVTVSRRRVASIAGWFGLAHEGVVAFRNGQHRARYLAYAGALWLPVEAHEREAPLLRELCGVALMPEYGADAGAGLGPDALPRHSGN